Proteins encoded by one window of Serratia nevei:
- the dnaB gene encoding replicative DNA helicase — translation MAGKKPTNKTNADETRERSRDRQMEGLKMPPHSLEAEQSVLGGLMLDNERWDNVAERVVANDFFSRPHRLIFTEMQRLLEMSKPIDLITLSESLEQKGELDSVGGFAYLAELSKNTPSAANIGAYADIVRERAVVREMISVANEIADAGYDPQGRSSEDLLDLAESRVFQIAENRASKDEGPKGIERILEDTVSRIEQLYQQPHDGVTGVDTGYQDLNKKTAGMQKSDLIIVAARPSMGKTTFAMNLCENAAMTQEKPVLIFSLEMPGEQIMMRMLASLSRVDQTRIRTGQLDDEDWARISSTMGILLEKRNMYIDDSSGLTPTEVRSRARRIFREHDGLSLIMIDYLQLMRVPALSDNRTLEIAEISRSLKALAKELQVPVVALSQLNRSLEQRADKRPVNSDLRESGSIEQDADLIMFIYRDEVYHENSDLKGIAEIIIGKQRNGPIGTVRLTFNGQWSRFDNYAGPQYDDE, via the coding sequence ATGGCAGGAAAAAAACCAACCAACAAAACAAACGCGGACGAAACCAGAGAGCGTTCCAGAGATCGTCAGATGGAAGGGCTGAAGATGCCGCCGCACTCGCTGGAGGCCGAGCAGTCGGTGTTGGGCGGTTTGATGCTGGATAACGAGCGCTGGGACAACGTGGCGGAGCGCGTGGTCGCCAACGACTTCTTCAGCCGCCCGCATCGCCTGATCTTTACCGAGATGCAGCGTCTGCTGGAGATGAGCAAGCCTATCGACCTCATCACCCTGTCCGAATCGCTGGAGCAGAAAGGCGAGCTGGATTCGGTCGGCGGCTTCGCCTACCTGGCCGAGCTGTCGAAAAACACCCCGAGCGCCGCCAACATCGGCGCCTACGCCGACATCGTGCGCGAGCGCGCGGTGGTGCGCGAGATGATCTCGGTGGCTAACGAGATCGCCGACGCCGGCTACGATCCGCAGGGGCGCAGCAGCGAAGACCTGCTCGATCTGGCGGAATCTCGCGTATTCCAAATCGCCGAGAACCGCGCCAGCAAAGACGAAGGCCCGAAGGGCATCGAGCGCATCCTGGAAGACACCGTATCGCGTATCGAGCAGCTGTATCAGCAGCCGCACGACGGCGTGACCGGGGTCGATACCGGCTATCAGGACCTCAACAAGAAAACTGCGGGCATGCAAAAGTCCGATCTGATCATCGTCGCCGCCCGTCCATCGATGGGGAAAACCACCTTCGCCATGAACCTGTGCGAAAACGCCGCGATGACCCAGGAAAAACCGGTGCTGATCTTCAGCCTGGAGATGCCCGGCGAACAGATCATGATGCGTATGCTGGCGTCGCTGTCGCGCGTGGATCAGACGCGCATCCGTACCGGCCAGCTCGACGACGAGGACTGGGCGCGCATTTCCAGCACCATGGGTATCCTGCTGGAAAAGCGCAACATGTACATCGACGACTCCTCCGGCCTGACGCCGACCGAAGTGCGCTCTCGCGCGCGGCGCATTTTCCGCGAGCACGACGGGCTTAGCCTCATCATGATCGACTACCTGCAGCTGATGCGCGTGCCGGCCCTGTCCGACAACCGTACGCTGGAGATCGCTGAGATTTCGCGCTCGCTGAAGGCGCTGGCGAAAGAGCTGCAGGTGCCGGTAGTGGCGTTGTCGCAGCTGAACCGAAGCCTGGAGCAGCGCGCCGATAAGCGCCCGGTCAACTCCGACCTGCGTGAATCCGGCTCTATCGAGCAGGATGCCGACCTGATTATGTTCATCTATCGTGATGAGGTGTATCACGAGAACAGCGATCTGAAAGGGATCGCGGAAATTATTATCGGTAAGCAGCGTAACGGCCCGATCGGCACCGTGCGCCTTACCTTTAACGGCCAGTGGTCGCGTTTCGACAACTACGCGGGGCCACAATACGATGACGAATAA
- a CDS encoding quinone oxidoreductase, with amino-acid sequence MAKRIQFSATGGPEVLQYVDFTPLDPAAGEVQIENKAIGINYIDTYVRSGLYAPASLPSGLGTEAAGVVVKVGAGVSAIKPGDRVVYAQSSLGAYSEVHNVPEEKVALLPHNLSFEQGAASFLKGLTVHYLLRQTHDVQPGEVFLFHAAAGGVGLIACQWAKALGARLIGSVGSDEKAALAKQAGAWATINYHKEDIAQRVAELTHGEKVGVVYDSVGQSTWQASLNSLKRRGLMVSFGNASGPVTGVDLALLNQKGSLYVTRPSLNGYITNRAELQYASNELFSLIGSGAIRVEVKDEQKFALADAQRAHQVLESRGTSGSSLLIP; translated from the coding sequence ATGGCCAAGCGCATTCAGTTTTCCGCCACCGGCGGGCCGGAAGTCTTGCAATACGTTGATTTTACACCGCTCGATCCCGCCGCCGGCGAAGTGCAGATCGAGAACAAGGCGATCGGCATCAACTACATCGACACCTATGTGCGCAGCGGGCTGTACGCCCCGGCGAGCCTGCCGAGCGGCCTCGGCACCGAGGCGGCCGGCGTGGTGGTCAAGGTTGGCGCCGGCGTCAGCGCGATCAAACCGGGCGACCGGGTGGTGTATGCGCAGTCGTCGCTCGGCGCCTACAGCGAAGTCCACAACGTGCCGGAAGAAAAAGTGGCGCTGCTGCCGCACAACCTCAGCTTTGAGCAGGGCGCCGCTTCTTTCCTCAAAGGGCTGACGGTGCACTACCTGCTGCGCCAGACCCACGACGTGCAGCCGGGTGAAGTGTTCCTGTTCCATGCCGCCGCCGGCGGGGTTGGGCTGATCGCCTGCCAATGGGCCAAAGCGCTGGGCGCGCGCCTGATCGGCAGCGTCGGCTCCGACGAAAAGGCCGCGCTGGCGAAACAGGCCGGCGCCTGGGCCACCATCAACTACCACAAAGAGGATATCGCCCAGCGGGTGGCCGAGCTGACTCACGGCGAGAAGGTTGGCGTGGTGTACGATTCGGTGGGGCAAAGCACCTGGCAGGCCTCGCTCAACAGCCTGAAACGGCGCGGCCTGATGGTCAGCTTCGGCAACGCCTCCGGCCCGGTGACCGGCGTCGATCTGGCACTGCTGAATCAGAAGGGCTCACTGTACGTCACCCGCCCTTCCCTTAACGGCTACATCACCAACCGCGCCGAGCTGCAGTACGCCAGCAACGAGCTGTTCTCGCTGATCGGCAGCGGCGCCATTCGGGTGGAGGTGAAAGACGAGCAGAAATTTGCGCTGGCCGACGCCCAGCGGGCGCACCAAGTGCTGGAAAGCCGCGGCACCAGCGGCTCCAGCCTGCTGATCCCCTAA
- the pspG gene encoding envelope stress response protein PspG produces MLEIFFLIGFVVMLMVTGISLLGIFAALLVAAAFMLLGGLFAVVIKLLPWLILAVVGVWIYRSMQKPQARRY; encoded by the coding sequence ATGTTGGAAATCTTCTTTCTCATTGGCTTTGTGGTGATGCTGATGGTGACCGGCATCTCGCTGCTGGGGATCTTCGCTGCGCTGTTGGTGGCGGCGGCGTTCATGCTGTTGGGCGGGTTGTTCGCGGTGGTCATCAAGCTGCTGCCGTGGCTGATTTTGGCGGTCGTCGGGGTATGGATTTACCGGTCGATGCAGAAACCGCAGGCCAGACGTTACTGA
- the dusA gene encoding tRNA dihydrouridine(20/20a) synthase DusA: MTKDNHAPTYAANRFSIAPMLDWTDRHCRYFHRLLTKETLLYTEMVTTGAIIHGKGDYLAYSEEEHPVALQLGGSDPAALAHCSKLAEQRGYDEINLNVGCPSDRVQNGMFGACLMGQATLVADCIKAMRDVVSIPVTVKTRIGIDDQDSYAFLCDFIQTVAGRGECDMFTIHARKAWLSGLSPKENREVPPLDYPRVYQLKRDFPALTIAINGGVKTLEEAQQHLQHLDGVMMGREAYQNPGILAQVDSELFGAQTAVPDSVAIVEALYPYIERELSNGTYLGHITRHILGLFQGVPGARQWRRHLSENAHKPGADVRVVEQALALVRQPRVEMA; the protein is encoded by the coding sequence ATGACGAAAGACAACCACGCCCCAACCTACGCCGCCAATCGTTTCTCCATCGCGCCGATGCTCGACTGGACCGATCGTCATTGCCGTTACTTCCACCGCCTGCTGACCAAGGAAACGCTGCTGTACACCGAAATGGTGACCACCGGCGCGATCATTCACGGCAAGGGCGACTACCTGGCCTACAGCGAAGAAGAGCACCCGGTGGCGCTGCAGCTGGGCGGCAGCGATCCGGCCGCGCTGGCGCACTGCTCCAAACTGGCGGAGCAGCGCGGTTACGACGAGATTAACCTCAACGTCGGCTGCCCGTCCGATCGCGTGCAAAACGGCATGTTCGGCGCCTGTTTGATGGGGCAGGCGACGCTGGTCGCCGACTGCATCAAGGCGATGCGCGACGTGGTGTCGATCCCGGTGACGGTGAAGACCCGCATCGGCATCGACGATCAGGACAGCTACGCCTTCCTGTGCGACTTTATCCAAACCGTCGCCGGGCGCGGCGAGTGCGACATGTTCACCATCCACGCGCGCAAGGCCTGGCTCTCCGGCCTCAGCCCGAAAGAGAACCGCGAAGTGCCGCCGCTGGACTACCCGCGCGTTTATCAGCTGAAGCGGGATTTCCCGGCGCTGACCATCGCCATCAACGGCGGGGTGAAAACGCTGGAAGAGGCGCAGCAGCATCTGCAGCATCTGGACGGCGTGATGATGGGGCGCGAGGCGTACCAGAATCCGGGCATCCTGGCGCAGGTCGACAGCGAACTGTTCGGCGCGCAGACCGCAGTGCCGGACAGCGTGGCGATCGTCGAAGCGCTGTATCCGTATATCGAGCGCGAGCTGTCCAACGGCACCTATCTCGGCCACATCACCCGCCACATCCTCGGTTTGTTCCAGGGCGTGCCGGGCGCGCGCCAGTGGCGTCGCCACCTGAGCGAGAACGCCCACAAGCCGGGTGCCGATGTGCGGGTGGTGGAGCAGGCGCTGGCGCTGGTGCGTCAGCCGCGTGTGGAAATGGCGTAA
- a CDS encoding tetratricopeptide repeat protein produces the protein MNSFIKRLLASTIAGCLLFSGAALAMGGDGSNQTPPTCPKGQVYDSKTQTCMVDKGGRVGDADRTNYAYALAKSGRYQEALDVLNTLKDPNTAVALNYRGYATRKLGRTDEGIGYYLKSVALNPKYPKVREYLGEAYMQKGRPDLARQQLQVIQSLCGTGCEEYRDLAAAIDHQPES, from the coding sequence ATGAACAGCTTCATTAAACGTCTGCTGGCATCGACCATTGCCGGCTGTCTGCTGTTTTCCGGTGCAGCGCTGGCGATGGGTGGCGACGGCAGCAATCAAACCCCGCCTACCTGTCCGAAAGGGCAGGTCTACGACAGCAAAACCCAGACCTGCATGGTGGATAAAGGCGGCAGAGTCGGCGACGCCGACCGCACCAATTACGCCTATGCATTGGCAAAAAGCGGCCGCTATCAGGAAGCGCTCGATGTGCTCAACACGCTGAAAGATCCCAACACCGCCGTTGCGCTGAATTACCGCGGCTACGCCACGCGCAAACTTGGCCGCACCGATGAGGGGATCGGCTATTATTTAAAATCAGTCGCCCTCAATCCGAAATACCCTAAAGTGCGCGAGTACCTGGGGGAAGCCTATATGCAGAAAGGCCGGCCCGATCTGGCACGCCAGCAGCTGCAGGTGATTCAGTCGCTGTGCGGCACCGGATGCGAGGAGTACCGCGATCTGGCGGCGGCCATCGATCACCAACCGGAATCTTGA
- a CDS encoding RNA polymerase sigma factor, with amino-acid sequence MTISGDAIRDELGHYLSRLWRYALVLSHRRDIADDLVQATCVRALERAAQFTPGSHLDRWLFSILHSIWLNEVRAQHLRQGQGCMAAEELGDADNGEQPVWLNEVMRRISRLPPAQRNALFLVYVEGLSYREAANVLAVPLGTVMSRLAAARLALADDRQRQTDDSHRKESHPSPLPRTRR; translated from the coding sequence GTGACTATCAGCGGCGATGCGATACGCGATGAACTCGGCCACTATCTCTCCCGCCTGTGGCGCTACGCGCTGGTGCTCTCGCACCGGCGGGACATTGCCGACGATCTGGTGCAAGCGACCTGCGTGCGTGCGCTGGAGCGCGCTGCGCAATTCACCCCCGGTTCACACCTGGATCGCTGGTTATTTTCCATCTTGCACTCCATCTGGCTCAATGAAGTTCGCGCCCAGCATCTTCGCCAAGGGCAAGGCTGCATGGCGGCGGAAGAGCTTGGCGATGCGGACAACGGTGAACAGCCGGTCTGGCTCAATGAAGTGATGCGGCGCATCAGCCGGCTGCCACCGGCTCAGCGCAACGCGCTGTTTCTGGTGTATGTCGAAGGGCTGTCCTACCGAGAAGCGGCGAACGTGCTGGCGGTGCCGCTCGGCACCGTTATGAGCCGCCTGGCGGCCGCACGCCTGGCATTGGCCGATGACCGACAGCGGCAAACCGACGATTCGCACCGTAAGGAGAGCCATCCTTCCCCCTTGCCCCGCACTCGCCGATAA
- a CDS encoding acyltransferase family protein gives MKKLESLQYARAIAAMLVVIDHTVTQFSLYQSTGIDFIDTMLKKTINMGNIGVYVFFAISGYIMSYTTKNKNFDISYAKIFIQKRIKRIYPLYWIYLSIFIALWAIGLAMRSHHYSLSQIICSYILIPYGVTDDKITPPVLTQAWTLRYEMFFYITFAFFIMLGINKKIMPMLLLVFFSALVVISQLNLFPLSELNIFFSNWLLLLFVAGILLEKNQDVITKLLTKTKNHTLWVIATLLILIATYIDKPVIIDYVLSILILIFILPIDQGRKSLLKIGDASYTIYLSHSFIVLAYGIITKNTSSMWICLLAGLITIFASATLGIFLYEKIEKRIHR, from the coding sequence ATGAAGAAATTAGAATCATTACAGTACGCTAGGGCGATAGCAGCAATGCTTGTCGTCATAGACCATACTGTAACGCAATTCTCACTCTACCAGTCTACAGGTATTGACTTTATTGATACAATGTTAAAGAAAACAATCAACATGGGAAATATAGGCGTATATGTTTTCTTTGCCATTAGTGGTTATATAATGTCCTATACGACAAAAAATAAAAATTTCGACATTTCATATGCTAAGATATTTATACAAAAAAGGATAAAGAGGATATATCCTTTATATTGGATATATCTTTCAATATTTATTGCGCTATGGGCTATTGGCCTAGCTATGCGCTCCCACCACTATAGCCTTTCTCAAATAATATGTTCATACATCCTAATACCTTATGGTGTAACTGATGATAAAATAACGCCACCAGTCTTGACTCAAGCGTGGACATTAAGATACGAAATGTTTTTTTATATAACATTTGCATTTTTTATAATGTTAGGAATAAATAAAAAAATCATGCCAATGTTACTACTCGTGTTCTTTTCGGCATTAGTAGTGATTTCACAATTAAACCTATTCCCATTGAGCGAATTAAATATATTCTTCTCAAATTGGCTACTTTTGCTTTTCGTTGCAGGGATATTATTAGAAAAGAACCAAGATGTTATAACCAAATTATTGACAAAAACAAAAAACCATACCCTGTGGGTAATTGCAACCCTACTTATACTAATAGCAACCTACATTGACAAACCAGTTATTATAGATTACGTGTTAAGTATATTGATACTGATTTTTATCTTGCCGATTGACCAGGGAAGGAAAAGCCTCTTAAAAATTGGTGATGCTTCATACACAATATATTTGAGTCACTCATTTATAGTTCTGGCTTACGGGATTATAACCAAAAACACATCAAGTATGTGGATATGTCTGTTAGCAGGTTTAATAACAATATTCGCCTCTGCAACTCTGGGTATATTCCTGTATGAAAAAATAGAAAAAAGAATACATCGTTAA
- the zur gene encoding zinc uptake transcriptional repressor Zur, translating into MNSTTQEKLLAQAERLCQQRNVRLTPQRLEVLRLMTQQPGAISAYDLLDLLRVAEPQAKPPTVYRALDFLLEQGFIHRVESANSYVLCHHFEQPMHTSALFICDRCGQVTERTTEGVEETLQKLAQEAGFALRHSVVEAHGLCAGCVEVEACDSKHDCAEHDHSIAIKKK; encoded by the coding sequence ATGAACTCAACCACCCAGGAAAAGCTGCTGGCGCAGGCGGAACGCCTCTGCCAACAACGCAATGTGCGATTGACGCCGCAACGGCTGGAAGTGCTGCGTCTGATGACTCAGCAACCCGGTGCAATCAGCGCTTATGACCTGCTCGATCTGCTGCGCGTCGCCGAACCGCAAGCCAAGCCGCCGACGGTCTATCGCGCGCTGGATTTTCTGCTGGAGCAAGGGTTTATCCATAGAGTGGAGTCCGCCAACAGCTACGTGCTGTGCCACCACTTCGAACAGCCGATGCACACGTCCGCACTGTTTATCTGCGACCGCTGCGGCCAGGTGACCGAACGCACTACCGAAGGCGTAGAGGAAACGCTGCAGAAGCTGGCGCAGGAAGCCGGATTTGCGCTGCGGCACAGCGTGGTGGAAGCGCACGGCCTGTGCGCCGGCTGCGTGGAGGTTGAGGCGTGCGACAGCAAGCATGACTGCGCCGAACACGATCACAGCATCGCCATCAAGAAGAAGTAA
- a CDS encoding CsbD family protein — MNKDQADGNWKQLKGKVKEKWGKLTDDDLTVIEGKREQLVGKIQERYGYQKEAAEKEVKAWEDHTKHRW; from the coding sequence ATGAATAAAGATCAAGCCGACGGTAACTGGAAGCAGCTTAAAGGCAAAGTGAAGGAAAAATGGGGCAAGCTGACCGATGACGATCTGACGGTCATCGAAGGGAAACGCGAACAGCTGGTCGGCAAAATCCAGGAGCGCTACGGTTACCAGAAAGAGGCGGCCGAGAAAGAGGTGAAAGCCTGGGAAGATCACACCAAACACCGCTGGTAA
- the dinF gene encoding MATE family efflux transporter DinF: MRLISAFTSDTDKALWRLALPMIFSNITVPLLGLVDTAVIGHLDSPIYLGGVAIGAVATSFLFMLLLFLRMSTTGLAAQALGAQNPQALARAFMQPLLLALLAGVAIVLLRYPLIELALRIVGGNGEVLEQARRFLEIRWLSAPAALANLVLLGWLLGVQYVRAPVILLIVGNLLNIVLDIWLVMGLGWNVRGAAAATAIAEYATLLLGLWLAWRVMCLRGITLPMLRQAWRGDLRRLLALNRDIMLRSLLLQLCFASLTIFGARLGSDVVAVNAVLMNLLTFTAYALDGFAYAVEAHSGHAYGARDDSQLRKVWHAACRQAGLVALAFALAYAVTGQQIVAALTSLPELRALAAHYLPWQVILPLVGVWCYLLDGMFIGATRGAEMRNSMAVAAAGYGLALFSVPLLGNHGLWLALAVFLALRGLALGWIWHRHQVRGSWFAAR, from the coding sequence ATGCGCTTGATTTCCGCCTTCACCAGCGACACCGATAAAGCCCTGTGGCGCCTGGCTCTGCCGATGATTTTCTCCAATATCACCGTACCGCTGCTCGGGCTGGTGGACACCGCGGTGATCGGCCACCTCGACAGCCCGATCTACCTGGGGGGCGTCGCGATCGGCGCGGTGGCGACCAGCTTCCTGTTCATGCTGCTGTTGTTCCTGCGCATGAGCACCACCGGCCTGGCGGCGCAGGCGCTGGGGGCACAGAACCCGCAGGCGCTGGCGCGCGCCTTTATGCAGCCGCTTCTGCTGGCGCTGCTGGCCGGGGTGGCGATCGTCCTGTTGCGCTATCCGCTGATCGAACTGGCGCTGCGGATCGTCGGTGGCAATGGCGAGGTGCTGGAACAGGCGCGGCGTTTTCTTGAGATCCGTTGGCTGAGCGCGCCGGCGGCGCTGGCTAATCTGGTGCTGCTGGGCTGGCTGCTCGGCGTGCAGTATGTGCGTGCGCCGGTGATCCTGCTGATTGTCGGCAACCTGCTGAACATCGTGCTGGATATCTGGCTGGTGATGGGCCTGGGCTGGAACGTGCGAGGGGCGGCGGCGGCAACCGCCATCGCCGAATACGCCACGCTGCTGCTCGGCCTGTGGCTGGCGTGGCGGGTGATGTGCCTGCGCGGTATCACCCTGCCGATGCTGCGCCAGGCCTGGCGTGGCGATCTGCGTCGGCTGCTGGCGCTTAACCGCGACATCATGTTGCGTTCATTGCTGCTGCAGCTGTGCTTTGCATCGCTGACCATCTTCGGTGCTCGCCTGGGAAGCGACGTGGTGGCGGTCAACGCGGTATTGATGAATCTGCTGACGTTCACCGCCTATGCGCTCGACGGCTTCGCTTATGCGGTGGAAGCCCATTCGGGCCACGCCTACGGTGCCCGGGACGACAGCCAGCTGCGCAAGGTGTGGCACGCGGCCTGCAGGCAGGCAGGGCTGGTCGCGCTGGCCTTCGCCCTGGCGTATGCCGTTACCGGCCAGCAGATCGTGGCGGCGTTGACCTCCTTGCCGGAGCTGCGTGCGTTGGCCGCCCACTATTTACCGTGGCAGGTCATCCTGCCGCTGGTCGGGGTGTGGTGCTATTTGCTGGACGGCATGTTTATCGGTGCCACGCGCGGTGCCGAGATGCGCAACAGCATGGCGGTGGCTGCGGCGGGATACGGTCTGGCGCTGTTCAGCGTGCCGCTGCTTGGCAACCACGGACTCTGGCTGGCGCTGGCGGTGTTTCTGGCGCTGCGCGGTCTGGCACTGGGCTGGATTTGGCACCGCCATCAGGTGCGCGGCAGCTGGTTTGCCGCACGCTAA
- the lexA gene encoding transcriptional repressor LexA, with translation MKALTTRQQEVYDLIRDHISQTGMPPTRAEIAMRLGFRSPNAAEEHLKALARKGVIEIVSGASRGIRLLMEEEEGLPLIGRVAAGEPLLAQQHIEGHYQVDPSLFKPSADFLLRVNGMSMRDIGILDGDLLAVHKTQDVRNGQVVVARIEDEVTVKRLKKHGNVVELLPENNEFQPIVVDLRQQNFTIEGLAVGVIRNGDWI, from the coding sequence ATGAAAGCACTAACTACCAGACAGCAAGAGGTCTACGATCTGATTCGCGATCATATTTCGCAAACGGGCATGCCGCCAACGCGTGCCGAGATCGCGATGCGTCTGGGGTTCCGCTCGCCTAACGCCGCCGAAGAACACCTGAAGGCGCTGGCACGCAAAGGCGTGATCGAAATCGTCTCCGGTGCCTCGCGCGGTATCCGCCTGTTGATGGAAGAAGAAGAAGGGCTGCCGCTGATCGGCCGCGTCGCCGCCGGCGAGCCGCTGCTGGCGCAGCAGCACATCGAAGGGCACTACCAGGTGGATCCTTCCCTGTTTAAACCGAGCGCCGATTTCCTGCTGCGGGTGAACGGCATGTCGATGCGCGACATCGGCATTCTGGACGGCGATCTGCTGGCGGTGCATAAAACGCAAGACGTGCGCAACGGCCAGGTCGTGGTGGCGCGCATCGAAGACGAAGTGACGGTCAAGCGCCTGAAAAAACACGGCAACGTGGTCGAGCTGCTGCCGGAGAACAACGAATTCCAACCGATCGTGGTCGATCTGCGCCAGCAGAATTTCACTATCGAAGGGCTGGCGGTCGGCGTGATCCGCAACGGTGACTGGATTTAA
- a CDS encoding diacylglycerol kinase gives MANQATGLTRIIKAAGYSYKGLSAAWQHEAAFRQELVLTLLAIILAVWLDVGAIARILLIGSVALVMIVEILNSAIEAVVDRIGSEHHELSGRAKDMGSAAVSLAIVLALFVWGTVLWQHFG, from the coding sequence ATGGCAAACCAAGCAACCGGACTGACCCGCATCATCAAGGCCGCCGGCTATTCTTATAAAGGGCTTTCCGCCGCCTGGCAGCACGAAGCGGCTTTCCGCCAGGAGCTGGTGCTCACCCTGCTGGCTATCATACTGGCTGTCTGGCTGGATGTGGGTGCGATAGCGCGCATTTTATTGATCGGATCGGTAGCGCTGGTGATGATCGTCGAGATCCTGAACAGCGCGATCGAGGCGGTGGTGGATCGCATCGGCAGCGAACATCACGAACTGTCCGGTCGGGCCAAGGACATGGGATCGGCGGCGGTGTCGCTGGCGATCGTGCTGGCGCTGTTCGTTTGGGGCACGGTCTTATGGCAGCATTTTGGCTGA